In Nicotiana tabacum cultivar K326 chromosome 17, ASM71507v2, whole genome shotgun sequence, one DNA window encodes the following:
- the LOC142171365 gene encoding uncharacterized protein LOC142171365, translated as MNSGINYGVDDKDLDDAAFWAVIDSAAAAASTTVSKHRNNIYVAHKQTPIRPLPAIPNPSPHSSNRLPKNPRNGGEISNCRPQKISKMTPNSSMVMVKQNVQRSPAHVTNYSSPELDRSNNNSPIGSECSPATTLRHCLAAPFPTVSLFKQYQNAAMAILEKSDYTMISGSPFIKKAGWRKISFYFNLSYEIKEKNIEFDENRNVLRAEFIVRAHMQGSRFSDGWGSCERREKKFLKPNHDIPSTAETRAKNKACQDLLGIGEYRPGVSQSTHR; from the exons atgaattctGGGATCAATTACGGTGTGGATGATAAGGACCTAGACGACGCCGCATTCTGGGCGGTGATAGATTCTGCCGCCGCCGCCGCTTCCACCACTGTTTCCAAGCACCGCAATAATATATATGTAGCTCACAAACAGACTCCGATTAGGCCTCTTCCAGCTATCCCAAATCCTTCTCCCCATTCTAGTAATAGGCTGCCCAAAAACCCTAGAAATGGCGGAGAGATTTCAAATTGCCGGCCGCAGAAAATCTCCAAGATGACTCCGAATTCTTCTATGGTTATGGTAAAGCAGAACGTGCAGCGCTCGCCGGCTCATGTGACGAATTATTCCTCGCCGGAGTTGGATCGTAGCAATAACAACAGTCCGATTGGTTCGGAATGTTCTCCGGCGACTACATTGAGGCATTGTTTGGCTGCTCCTTTCCCAACTGTTTCTCTCTTCAAGCAGTATCAGAATGCCGCTATGGCC ATTCTGGAGAAAAGTGACTACACTATGATTTCTGGAAGTCCCTTCATCAAAAAAGCTG GTTGGAGGAAGATATCCTTTTACTTCAATCTATCATATGAAATTAAAGAGAAGAACATCGAATTTGATGAGAACCGTAATGTTCTACGTGCTGAATTTATAGTTCGGGCGCACATGCA GGGTTCAAGGTTCTCAGATGGATGGGGTTCTTGTGAGCGGCGGGAGAAGAAATTTCTAAAACCAAATCATGACATTCCCAGCACGGCAGAAACCAGAGCCAAAAATAAAGCATGCCAG GACCTGCTTGGAATTGGAGAATATCGACCTGGTGTGAGCCAGAGTACTCACCGGTAG